In the genome of Rhodoferax sp. BAB1, one region contains:
- a CDS encoding YaeQ family protein, which translates to MAIKSTIFKANLQIADIDHGYYADHALTLARHPSETDERMMVRLVALALQAHQLQTVCNGDGTLAFGAGLSDPDEPDVWLRDYTGQTRLWIEVGQPEDKPLAKACSKSDAVVVYCFAHAAEVWWRGIENKLTRLDKLQVWRVPTEASQALAAMAERSMQLQATIQEGALMLGNSRHQVTIEAQRWK; encoded by the coding sequence ATGGCCATCAAATCCACCATCTTCAAGGCCAATCTGCAGATCGCCGACATCGATCACGGTTATTACGCCGACCATGCGCTGACGCTGGCGCGGCACCCGAGCGAAACCGATGAACGCATGATGGTCCGGCTGGTCGCGCTGGCCCTGCAGGCTCACCAGTTGCAGACCGTGTGCAACGGCGACGGCACGCTGGCCTTTGGCGCCGGCCTGTCCGACCCCGACGAACCCGATGTCTGGCTGCGTGACTACACCGGCCAGACGCGCCTGTGGATCGAGGTCGGCCAGCCCGAAGACAAACCGCTGGCCAAGGCCTGCAGCAAGTCGGATGCCGTGGTGGTCTATTGTTTTGCGCACGCCGCCGAGGTCTGGTGGCGCGGCATCGAGAACAAGCTCACGCGGCTGGACAAGCTGCAGGTCTGGCGCGTGCCGACCGAAGCCTCCCAGGCCCTGGCCGCGATGGCCGAGCGCAGCATGCAACTGCAGGCCACGATCCAGGAAGGCGCGCTGATGCTGGGCAACAGCCGGCATCAGGTGACCATCGAGGCGCAGCGCTGGAAGTGA
- a CDS encoding TerC family protein: MELFSTPWWSALLAIILIDLVLAGDNAIVIALAARNLPPQLQKKAILWGTVGAIAVRSVMTLGVVWLLKIPGLMLVGGLGLVWIAYKLLADQDSEGHDGPVVTTFWGAMKTIMVADALMGVDNVLGVAGAAHGAMDLVVIGLLISVPIVVFGSSVVLKLVERFPIIIQLGAAVLAFTAAKMIVNEPWLDPVFDPHAAVRWILYAVVVGGVLAAGWWSSRRPAGQAA; the protein is encoded by the coding sequence ATGGAACTGTTTTCCACCCCCTGGTGGTCAGCCCTGCTGGCCATCATCCTCATCGACCTGGTGCTCGCCGGCGACAACGCCATCGTGATTGCCCTGGCTGCGCGCAACCTGCCCCCTCAGCTGCAGAAAAAAGCCATCCTCTGGGGGACGGTCGGCGCCATCGCCGTGCGCTCGGTGATGACATTGGGCGTGGTGTGGCTGCTCAAGATCCCGGGCCTGATGCTGGTCGGTGGCCTGGGCCTGGTCTGGATCGCCTACAAGCTACTGGCCGACCAGGACAGTGAAGGCCACGACGGCCCGGTGGTGACCACCTTCTGGGGTGCCATGAAGACCATCATGGTGGCCGACGCGCTGATGGGCGTGGACAATGTGCTGGGCGTGGCCGGTGCCGCCCATGGCGCCATGGACCTGGTGGTGATCGGCCTGCTGATCAGCGTGCCCATCGTGGTCTTCGGCAGCTCGGTGGTGCTCAAGCTGGTCGAGCGTTTCCCCATCATCATCCAGCTCGGCGCCGCCGTGCTGGCCTTTACCGCGGCCAAGATGATCGTCAACGAACCCTGGCTCGATCCGGTGTTCGACCCGCATGCCGCCGTGCGCTGGATCCTGTATGCGGTGGTGGTCGGTGGTGTGCTGGCTGCCGGCTGGTGGAGTTCGCGCCGTCCTGCCGGCCAAGCTGCCTGA
- a CDS encoding phage holin family protein translates to MKLLAKWLLSATALLAVTHLYPGVELQGFAAALIAALLIGLFNIFLRPLLILLTLPVTLLTLGLFLFVINALLFWAAASLLDGFQVRGFAAALLGSLIYSVFSLVIDSALERLFPQQ, encoded by the coding sequence ATGAAGCTTCTGGCGAAATGGCTGCTCAGCGCGACCGCCCTGCTGGCGGTCACGCATCTTTATCCCGGCGTTGAACTACAGGGTTTTGCAGCGGCCCTGATCGCGGCCCTGCTCATCGGCCTGTTCAACATCTTCCTGCGACCCCTGCTGATCCTGCTGACGTTGCCGGTCACCTTGCTGACCCTGGGACTGTTCCTCTTTGTCATCAATGCCCTGCTCTTCTGGGCCGCTGCCAGCCTGCTGGACGGCTTCCAGGTACGCGGTTTTGCCGCCGCCCTGCTGGGCTCGCTTATCTACTCCGTCTTCAGTCTGGTGATCGACTCAGCGCTCGAGCGCCTGTTCCCGCAGCAATAG
- the purB gene encoding adenylosuccinate lyase: MTFSSISALSPLDGRYAAKLAALRPLMSEQGYMHRRVQVEVAWFIALSDAGFQEFQPLSPGARTYLLNLVKNFSEADGHAIKEIEKTTNHDVKAVEYWIKSKFEARPELEKASEFVHFACTSEDINNTSHALQLRSARDTVVLPALDKLLLKLRDMAQAYAEVPMLSRTHGQTASPTTVGKEIANVVVRLQTACDRIAAVRILGKMNGAVGNYNAHLAAWPDFDWEAFARRVVETPEPLGLGLNFQPYSIQIEPHDYMAELFDAIARANTILIDFSRDIWGYVSLGYFKQRLKAGEIGSSTMPHKVNPIDFENAEGNLGLANALLRHLSEKLPVSRWQRDLTDSTVLRNMGVAAGYAVLAYQSLGTGLGKLELNSEALAADLDASWEVLAEPIQTVMRRYGVQGAYEKLKEVTRGQTVTAADLHQLIRSLDIPDADKQRLLAMTPGSYTGKAAELAKRV; encoded by the coding sequence ATGACTTTCTCCTCCATTTCGGCGCTGTCCCCGCTGGACGGTCGTTATGCCGCCAAACTCGCCGCCTTGCGCCCGCTCATGAGCGAGCAGGGTTACATGCACCGGCGCGTCCAGGTCGAAGTGGCCTGGTTCATCGCCCTGAGCGACGCCGGCTTCCAGGAGTTCCAGCCGCTGTCGCCCGGCGCGCGGACCTACCTGCTCAACCTGGTCAAGAACTTCTCGGAAGCTGATGGCCATGCCATCAAGGAAATCGAGAAAACCACCAACCACGACGTCAAGGCGGTCGAGTACTGGATCAAGTCCAAGTTCGAGGCCCGGCCGGAACTGGAAAAAGCCAGCGAATTCGTGCACTTTGCCTGCACCAGCGAAGACATCAACAACACCAGCCATGCCCTGCAGTTGCGCAGCGCACGCGACACGGTGGTGCTGCCAGCGCTGGACAAGCTGCTGCTCAAGCTGCGCGACATGGCCCAGGCTTACGCCGAGGTGCCCATGCTCAGCCGCACCCACGGCCAGACCGCCAGCCCCACCACCGTGGGCAAGGAGATCGCCAATGTGGTGGTGCGCCTGCAGACGGCCTGCGACCGCATCGCCGCGGTCAGGATCCTGGGCAAGATGAATGGCGCCGTGGGCAACTACAACGCCCACCTGGCCGCCTGGCCCGATTTCGACTGGGAAGCCTTCGCGCGCCGCGTAGTGGAAACACCCGAGCCTCTGGGCCTGGGCCTGAACTTCCAGCCCTACAGCATCCAGATCGAGCCGCACGACTACATGGCCGAGCTGTTCGACGCGATCGCCCGGGCCAACACCATCCTGATCGACTTCTCGCGCGACATCTGGGGTTATGTCTCGCTCGGTTACTTCAAGCAAAGGCTCAAGGCCGGCGAGATCGGTTCCTCGACCATGCCGCACAAGGTCAACCCGATCGACTTCGAGAATGCCGAAGGCAATCTGGGCCTGGCCAATGCGCTGCTGCGCCACCTGAGCGAGAAGCTGCCGGTTTCCCGCTGGCAGCGGGACCTGACCGACTCCACGGTGCTGCGCAACATGGGCGTGGCCGCGGGTTACGCCGTGCTGGCCTACCAGTCGCTGGGCACCGGCCTGGGCAAGCTGGAACTCAACAGCGAGGCGCTGGCCGCCGACCTGGACGCTTCCTGGGAAGTGCTGGCCGAGCCGATCCAGACCGTCATGCGTCGTTACGGCGTGCAAGGCGCCTACGAGAAGCTCAAGGAAGTCACGCGCGGCCAGACCGTCACCGCCGCAGACCTGCACCAGCTGATTCGCAGCCTGGACATTCCCGATGCCGACAAGCAGCGCCTGCTGGCCATGACCCCGGGCAGCTACACGGGCAAGGCGGCTGAATTGGCAAAGAGGGTGTGA
- a CDS encoding ferritin-like domain-containing protein, with protein sequence MLYPELFKQLEAVRWDMEKDIPWSKFDASLLSDEQAQTIKMNAITEWAALPATEMFLRDNRDDSDFSAFMSIWFFEEQKHSLVLMEYLRRFRPELVPTEQELHDIRFEFDPAPALETLMLHFCGEIRLNHWYRRASEWHTEPVIKQIYTTLSQDEARHGGAYLRYMKRAIGRFGAEARTAFAKVGVLMASARRTAQALHPTNLHVSKALFPNDTIQSRLPDPEWLEHWLDKQINFDASWENKVVERILHNLSLLFGRSFQSVQELNRFRKEQMASLAPLPVSGAV encoded by the coding sequence ATGCTTTACCCTGAACTGTTCAAACAGCTTGAAGCCGTGCGCTGGGACATGGAGAAGGACATTCCCTGGAGCAAGTTCGATGCTTCCCTGCTCAGCGATGAGCAGGCCCAGACCATCAAGATGAACGCCATCACCGAGTGGGCGGCCTTGCCGGCCACCGAGATGTTCCTGCGTGACAACCGTGACGACAGCGATTTCTCGGCCTTCATGTCGATCTGGTTCTTCGAGGAGCAGAAGCACTCGCTGGTGCTGATGGAATACCTGCGCCGTTTCCGGCCCGAGCTCGTGCCGACCGAGCAGGAACTGCACGACATCCGCTTCGAGTTCGATCCGGCCCCGGCGCTGGAGACGCTGATGCTGCACTTCTGCGGCGAAATCCGTCTCAACCACTGGTACCGCCGCGCCTCCGAGTGGCACACCGAGCCGGTGATCAAGCAGATCTATACCACCCTGAGCCAGGACGAGGCGCGCCACGGGGGCGCCTACCTGCGCTACATGAAACGCGCCATCGGGCGCTTTGGCGCCGAGGCCAGGACCGCTTTTGCCAAGGTCGGTGTGCTCATGGCCAGCGCACGGCGTACCGCGCAAGCCCTGCACCCGACCAATCTGCACGTGAGCAAGGCCCTGTTCCCGAACGACACCATCCAGAGCCGCCTGCCCGATCCCGAATGGCTGGAGCACTGGCTGGACAAGCAGATCAATTTCGACGCGAGCTGGGAGAACAAGGTGGTTGAACGCATCCTGCACAACCTCAGCCTGCTGTTCGGGCGCAGCTTCCAGTCGGTGCAGGAACTCAACCGCTTCCGCAAGGAGCAGATGGCGTCGCTGGCACCTTTGCCGGTTTCAGGCGCGGTCTGA
- a CDS encoding adenylyltransferase/cytidyltransferase family protein — translation MTQAPATTAPPGAPFPLPAFLGKLCPRAELGARLAALPRPLVFTNGVFDVMHRGHAIYLAQARALGASLLVALNTDASARRLGKGPERPLNNEQDRAAMMAALGAVDLVTWFDEDTPQALIAEIRPDILVKGGDYDMGKLPEAALVASWGGRALALPFVGGYSTTALVRKIRST, via the coding sequence ATGACGCAAGCTCCTGCCACGACCGCCCCGCCTGGCGCGCCGTTTCCGCTGCCCGCCTTCCTCGGCAAGCTCTGCCCGCGGGCCGAGCTCGGCGCCCGCCTGGCGGCCCTGCCCCGGCCGCTGGTTTTCACCAACGGTGTGTTCGACGTCATGCACCGGGGACACGCCATCTACCTGGCGCAGGCCCGTGCGCTGGGGGCCAGCCTGCTGGTGGCGCTGAACACCGACGCGTCGGCACGCCGCCTGGGCAAGGGGCCGGAGCGGCCCCTGAACAACGAACAGGACCGCGCCGCCATGATGGCCGCGCTGGGTGCCGTTGATCTGGTGACCTGGTTCGACGAGGACACGCCGCAGGCCTTGATCGCGGAGATCCGGCCGGACATCCTGGTCAAGGGCGGCGACTACGACATGGGCAAGCTGCCGGAAGCGGCCCTGGTCGCGTCCTGGGGCGGGCGCGCCCTGGCCCTGCCCTTTGTGGGGGGTTATTCCACCACCGCCCTGGTGCGCAAGATCCGCAGCACGTAG
- a CDS encoding HD-GYP domain-containing protein: MSTKLVSVSLDSLRIGEPLPFPLMDADGTLLAGKGYVIASRSELQALLGRGVSLYIDVADSEAHHRAYVGMLHDLVRKEKTLGQIAGVQVSRSDVDASRNDPDLADGPPDWLDYQVQANSILRDSAAPQFLQRLVRLQKQLRQHSIGNADGALFALFHLSASEIRMYSATHAMLVSVMCGLAAREVLNWPPEKEQAMCLAALTMNLGMTDLQDKLAQQLTPLSPEQRQQIDQHALRSVALLQKIGVNDAVWLEAVRHHHSVPPGPLADKTEGQRMARLIQRADMFGARLAPRASRTPTSPAAAMQASYFDENRQVDEAGAALIKAVGIYSPGSFVRLNTDEVAAVIRRGANTTTPRVAVLINREGMPVAEPVIRDTALRDYRIVASVPHREVKVQLNLQRMLALTTASGSDRA; the protein is encoded by the coding sequence ATGTCGACCAAACTCGTCTCCGTCAGCCTGGATTCCTTGCGGATCGGCGAGCCCCTGCCTTTTCCGCTGATGGACGCCGATGGCACGCTGCTGGCCGGCAAGGGCTACGTGATCGCCTCGCGCAGCGAGTTGCAGGCCCTGCTCGGGCGCGGTGTTTCGCTCTACATCGATGTGGCCGACTCCGAGGCGCACCACCGCGCCTATGTCGGCATGCTGCACGACCTCGTGCGCAAGGAAAAGACCCTGGGGCAGATTGCCGGCGTCCAGGTCTCGCGCTCCGATGTGGATGCCAGCCGCAATGACCCTGACCTGGCCGACGGCCCGCCCGACTGGCTCGACTACCAGGTACAGGCCAACAGCATCCTGCGTGACAGCGCTGCCCCCCAGTTCCTGCAGCGTCTGGTGCGCTTGCAAAAGCAGTTGCGCCAGCACTCGATCGGCAACGCCGACGGCGCGCTGTTTGCGCTGTTCCATCTCTCTGCCAGCGAAATCCGGATGTACAGCGCCACGCATGCCATGCTGGTCAGCGTGATGTGCGGCCTGGCCGCGCGCGAAGTGCTCAACTGGCCGCCGGAGAAAGAGCAGGCCATGTGCCTGGCGGCCCTGACCATGAACCTGGGCATGACCGACCTGCAGGACAAGCTGGCCCAGCAACTGACCCCGCTCTCGCCGGAGCAGCGCCAGCAGATCGACCAGCACGCCCTGCGCTCGGTGGCGCTGCTGCAGAAGATCGGTGTCAACGATGCAGTCTGGCTGGAAGCCGTGCGCCATCACCACAGCGTGCCGCCCGGGCCGCTGGCAGACAAGACCGAAGGCCAGCGCATGGCCCGGCTGATCCAGCGTGCCGACATGTTCGGCGCCCGGCTGGCGCCACGCGCCTCGCGCACGCCCACCTCGCCGGCCGCCGCCATGCAGGCCAGCTACTTCGATGAGAACCGGCAGGTCGACGAAGCCGGCGCAGCCCTGATCAAGGCGGTCGGCATCTATTCACCGGGCTCCTTTGTGCGGCTCAATACCGATGAAGTGGCGGCCGTGATCCGGCGCGGCGCCAACACGACCACGCCCCGGGTGGCAGTGCTGATCAACCGCGAAGGCATGCCGGTGGCCGAGCCGGTGATCCGCGACACGGCCCTGCGGGACTACCGCATCGTGGCCAGCGTGCCGCACCGCGAGGTCAAGGTCCAGCTCAACCTGCAGCGCATGCTGGCCCTGACCACCGCGAGCGGTTCAGACCGCGCCTGA
- a CDS encoding DUF3717 domain-containing protein, translated as MAGIHITDIEAAINYWRDREPSPDGITLARPVRALAEVYALMVYFREQEVDEFSMPEPAMRAWLAWYESTPDTPCIAICSTSQGDPECKGCGRSFDEVQLWTEMRPAQKRQTWRRITLHGGAWRFNRYAERAAEGQGMSSVEA; from the coding sequence ATGGCAGGCATCCACATCACCGATATCGAAGCGGCCATCAACTACTGGCGCGACCGTGAGCCCTCACCCGACGGCATCACCCTGGCCAGGCCGGTGCGGGCGCTGGCCGAGGTCTATGCCCTGATGGTCTATTTCCGCGAGCAGGAAGTCGACGAGTTCAGCATGCCGGAGCCGGCCATGCGGGCCTGGCTGGCCTGGTACGAGAGCACCCCCGACACACCCTGCATCGCGATCTGTTCGACCAGCCAGGGGGACCCCGAATGCAAGGGCTGCGGTCGGTCCTTTGACGAGGTGCAGTTGTGGACCGAAATGCGGCCGGCGCAAAAGCGGCAGACCTGGCGCCGCATCACCTTGCACGGGGGGGCCTGGCGTTTCAACCGCTATGCCGAACGGGCGGCCGAGGGCCAGGGGATGAGCTCGGTGGAAGCCTAG
- a CDS encoding M48 family metalloprotease translates to MSSSAERQLGDRIARELYRDPDYLDDAILGEYVQDIWLRLMAAARLRGELSPELEERFAWTVVLGRDRSVNAFALPGGYLGVHLGLIAVVSSEDELASVLAHELSHVTQRHIARIISRQSEQAPWLIGAMILGALAAASNPGAAGAMVVGGQAVAVQGQLNFSRDMEREADRVGYGVMTQAGFDARGFVGMFEKLQQANRFNDTGAFPYLRSHPLTTERIADMQSRQQLLARAAAAQLSMTHAMLAARARMLANPEVDSLRAALLQVQGEPATVMSAAQQAGALYAAVLAAVGLREFGQAQRWHERLQTVVRGDQRASYQARLLGAELALAAGDPRSASKLLEKASLDAGSTVTRPLLFLRARAWTQSGQAREAAEPLQVWLASHPRDAQAWQLLSSAYAAQGQTLRAVRAEAEVHAARLDYAAARDRLRAAQELARQGSTTDHIEASIIDTRSRQLDLLLREQALER, encoded by the coding sequence ATGAGCAGCAGTGCCGAACGCCAGCTGGGCGATCGCATCGCACGTGAGCTCTATCGTGATCCGGACTATCTCGACGATGCCATCCTGGGCGAGTACGTCCAGGACATCTGGTTACGGCTGATGGCGGCGGCCCGCCTGCGTGGCGAGCTGTCACCCGAGCTGGAGGAGCGTTTCGCCTGGACCGTGGTGCTGGGACGGGACCGCAGCGTCAATGCCTTTGCCCTGCCCGGTGGTTATCTGGGGGTGCATCTGGGCCTGATCGCCGTGGTGAGCAGTGAGGACGAACTGGCTTCGGTGCTGGCCCACGAACTCAGCCATGTGACGCAGCGCCACATCGCGCGCATCATCAGCCGGCAGAGCGAGCAGGCGCCCTGGTTGATCGGCGCCATGATCCTGGGGGCGCTGGCGGCGGCCAGCAACCCGGGGGCGGCCGGTGCGATGGTCGTGGGCGGCCAGGCCGTGGCCGTCCAGGGGCAGCTCAATTTCTCGCGTGACATGGAGCGCGAAGCCGATCGCGTGGGTTATGGCGTCATGACGCAGGCCGGGTTTGATGCCCGCGGTTTCGTGGGCATGTTCGAAAAGCTGCAGCAGGCCAATCGCTTCAACGACACCGGCGCTTTCCCCTACCTGCGCAGCCATCCGCTGACCACCGAGCGCATTGCGGACATGCAGTCGCGCCAGCAATTGCTGGCGCGTGCAGCGGCAGCGCAGCTCTCCATGACGCATGCCATGCTGGCGGCGCGCGCGCGCATGCTGGCCAATCCGGAAGTCGACAGCCTGCGGGCCGCCCTGTTGCAAGTCCAGGGCGAACCGGCGACGGTCATGTCAGCCGCCCAGCAGGCCGGTGCGCTTTATGCCGCGGTGCTGGCCGCAGTGGGCTTGCGCGAGTTCGGGCAGGCGCAACGCTGGCACGAACGCTTGCAGACCGTGGTGCGCGGTGATCAGCGGGCGAGTTACCAGGCGCGCCTGCTGGGCGCCGAGCTGGCCCTGGCGGCCGGTGATCCCCGCTCAGCCAGCAAGCTCCTGGAGAAAGCCAGCCTGGATGCAGGCAGTACAGTGACCCGACCCTTGCTGTTTCTGCGAGCGCGGGCCTGGACACAAAGTGGGCAGGCGCGGGAGGCCGCCGAGCCCTTGCAGGTCTGGCTGGCCAGCCACCCCCGGGATGCCCAGGCCTGGCAACTGCTCTCAAGCGCCTATGCCGCCCAGGGCCAGACCCTGCGGGCCGTGCGGGCCGAGGCCGAGGTGCATGCGGCCCGCCTGGACTACGCGGCAGCACGTGATCGTTTGCGTGCTGCACAGGAACTGGCCCGGCAGGGCTCGACCACCGATCACATCGAGGCCTCGATCATCGACACGCGCAGCCGGCAACTCGACCTATTGCTGCGGGAACAGGCGCTCGAGCGCTGA
- a CDS encoding glutathione S-transferase C-terminal domain-containing protein codes for MKLIGSHTSPYVRKVRIVMAEKKLEYAFVLEDVWSEQTRIVDANPLGKIPCLIMEGGEALFDSRVIVEYLDTLSPVGKLIPPVGRERAEVKTWEALADGVMDAALLARMEAVWPQRTEAQRSQAWIDRQFGKINASLEAMSRGLGEKPYCAGNHLSLADIAVGCALGYLDFRFPQIPWRDAHPNLVRLQDKLMQRSCFVDTVPT; via the coding sequence ATGAAACTGATCGGCTCCCATACCAGCCCCTACGTGCGCAAGGTGCGCATCGTGATGGCCGAGAAAAAACTGGAATACGCCTTCGTGCTGGAAGATGTGTGGTCGGAGCAGACCCGCATCGTGGATGCCAACCCGCTGGGCAAGATCCCCTGCCTGATCATGGAAGGCGGCGAAGCCCTGTTCGATTCGCGCGTGATCGTCGAATACCTGGACACCCTGTCGCCGGTCGGCAAGCTGATCCCGCCGGTGGGCCGTGAACGTGCCGAAGTCAAGACCTGGGAAGCCCTGGCCGATGGTGTCATGGACGCCGCCCTGCTGGCCCGCATGGAGGCCGTCTGGCCCCAGCGTACCGAAGCCCAGCGCAGCCAGGCCTGGATCGACCGCCAGTTCGGAAAAATCAATGCCAGCCTGGAGGCCATGAGCCGTGGCCTGGGCGAGAAGCCCTACTGCGCCGGCAACCATCTCAGCCTGGCCGATATCGCGGTGGGCTGTGCCCTGGGTTACCTGGACTTCCGTTTCCCCCAGATCCCCTGGCGTGACGCGCACCCCAACCTGGTGCGCCTGCAGGACAAGCTCATGCAGCGGTCCTGTTTTGTCGACACCGTGCCGACCTGA
- the glnE gene encoding bifunctional [glutamate--ammonia ligase]-adenylyl-L-tyrosine phosphorylase/[glutamate--ammonia-ligase] adenylyltransferase: protein MTRNDACSLMPDAATAPATAAVPADHSRFVQRIRRRHADLLPQLPPGRPGPQALQQLYATLRSSGTDCAAALRVVRQLVMERLVVLDCEQQAPLHDVTASMTELAEFALDVACTEVMQTLDESHGMPLTPASTRALFWVVGMGKLGARELNVSSDIDLIYVYDQDGDTAGNSEGRNRISNHEYFAKAVRAIYNLLGDTTEHGFVFRVDLALRPNGNSGPPAVSLGALEEYFHVQGREWERFAWLKSRIVAPKRQLQDGSVMQLRNLVVPFVFRRYLDYNVFDSLRVLHRQIREHAAKRSAGHPERSNDVKLSRGGIREIEFTVQLLQVVRGGQFPELRTRPTLDALKRLVKAGLMPAATAEALAQAYEFLRRVEHRIQYLDDQQTHVLPTRDEDLDWIARSMGYPDICRFLTQLDAHREVVAQEFDILLGGQKECKGCNNGNGKSGNGAPATPDFDALLEQLPPQFGARLSAWRQHPRVLALKEESRARLIRLVARTADWLREGRASDEAASRLVDWMEPLLRRESYLAMLLERPAVHERLLRLLGAARWPARYLLQHPGVIDELASRTMMDERFDPAAFEAELDARQKALAAAGDDDEESLLNLLRRAHHAEVFRTLARDVESVLTVEQVADDLSALADAVLRITTRWCWTRLKKKHREEPQFAIIGYGKLGGKELGYGSDLDIVFVYEDEHEDAPEVYALLVRKLINWLTVKTSEGDLYEIDTALRPNGSSGLLITTFEAYANYQQQRGSNTAWTWEHQAMTRARFVLGSADLQQRFDAVRQAVISAPRDAQALRQEIVAMRDKVRQAHPVRSEQFDVKHSPGGMVDAEFAVQYLVLSASADHPELVANVGNIALLRAAEAAGLLSPGVGSAASDAYRELRRVQHRARLNEEPTQVETGVMARECAAVLALWSAVFGASP from the coding sequence GCGAACAGCAGGCCCCCTTGCACGACGTCACCGCCAGCATGACGGAACTGGCCGAGTTTGCGCTCGACGTCGCCTGCACCGAGGTCATGCAGACCCTGGACGAGAGCCATGGCATGCCCCTGACGCCGGCCAGCACGCGCGCGCTGTTCTGGGTGGTGGGCATGGGCAAGCTCGGCGCCCGCGAACTCAATGTCTCCAGCGACATCGACCTGATCTATGTCTACGACCAGGACGGCGACACCGCGGGCAACAGTGAGGGCCGCAACCGCATCTCCAACCACGAATACTTCGCCAAGGCGGTGCGCGCCATCTACAACCTGCTGGGCGACACCACCGAACACGGTTTCGTGTTCCGTGTCGACCTGGCGCTGCGGCCCAATGGCAACTCGGGACCGCCGGCCGTCTCGCTGGGGGCACTGGAAGAGTATTTCCACGTGCAGGGGCGCGAGTGGGAGCGTTTCGCCTGGCTCAAGAGCCGCATCGTGGCGCCCAAGCGCCAGTTGCAGGATGGCTCGGTCATGCAGCTGCGCAACCTCGTCGTCCCTTTCGTGTTCCGCCGTTATCTGGACTACAACGTCTTCGATTCGCTGCGCGTGCTGCACCGGCAGATCCGCGAGCACGCGGCCAAGCGCAGTGCCGGCCACCCCGAGCGCAGCAACGACGTCAAGCTCTCGCGCGGCGGCATCCGTGAGATCGAATTCACCGTGCAGCTGCTGCAGGTGGTGCGCGGCGGCCAGTTCCCCGAACTGCGCACACGCCCCACGCTGGATGCCCTGAAGCGCCTGGTCAAGGCCGGCCTCATGCCGGCCGCCACGGCCGAGGCGCTGGCCCAGGCCTATGAATTCCTGCGCCGCGTCGAGCACCGCATCCAGTACCTGGACGACCAGCAGACCCATGTGCTGCCCACACGCGACGAAGACCTGGACTGGATCGCCCGCAGCATGGGCTACCCCGACATCTGCCGTTTCCTGACCCAGCTCGACGCCCACCGGGAAGTCGTGGCGCAGGAGTTCGACATCCTGCTCGGCGGCCAGAAGGAATGCAAGGGCTGCAACAACGGCAATGGCAAGAGCGGCAACGGTGCCCCCGCCACTCCGGATTTCGACGCCCTGCTGGAACAGCTGCCGCCGCAATTCGGCGCCCGCCTGAGCGCCTGGCGTCAGCACCCGCGGGTGCTGGCGCTCAAGGAGGAATCCCGCGCCCGCCTGATCCGGCTGGTGGCGCGCACGGCCGACTGGCTGCGCGAGGGTCGCGCCAGCGACGAGGCGGCCAGCCGCCTGGTGGACTGGATGGAGCCGCTGCTGCGGCGCGAGAGCTACCTGGCCATGCTGCTGGAACGCCCCGCCGTGCACGAGCGCCTGCTCCGCCTGCTGGGCGCGGCGCGCTGGCCGGCGCGCTACCTGCTGCAGCACCCGGGTGTGATCGACGAGCTGGCCAGCCGCACCATGATGGACGAGCGCTTCGACCCGGCCGCCTTCGAAGCCGAACTCGACGCACGTCAGAAGGCCCTGGCAGCCGCAGGCGACGACGATGAGGAATCGCTGCTCAACCTGCTGCGCCGCGCCCACCATGCCGAGGTGTTCCGCACCTTGGCGCGCGATGTCGAGAGCGTGCTGACCGTGGAGCAGGTGGCCGACGACCTATCGGCCCTGGCCGACGCCGTGCTGCGCATCACCACACGCTGGTGCTGGACCCGTCTGAAGAAAAAGCACCGCGAGGAACCGCAGTTCGCCATCATCGGCTACGGCAAGCTGGGCGGCAAGGAACTGGGCTACGGCAGCGACCTGGACATCGTCTTCGTCTACGAGGACGAGCACGAGGACGCCCCCGAGGTCTATGCCCTGCTGGTGCGCAAGCTGATCAACTGGCTGACCGTCAAGACCAGCGAAGGCGATCTCTACGAGATCGACACCGCGCTGCGCCCCAATGGCAGTTCCGGCCTGCTGATCACCACCTTCGAGGCCTACGCCAACTACCAGCAGCAGCGCGGCAGCAACACCGCCTGGACCTGGGAACACCAGGCCATGACACGTGCGCGTTTCGTGCTCGGCAGCGCCGATCTGCAGCAGCGCTTCGATGCCGTGCGCCAGGCCGTGATCTCCGCGCCGCGTGACGCGCAGGCCTTGCGCCAGGAGATCGTCGCCATGCGCGACAAGGTGCGGCAGGCGCATCCGGTGCGCAGCGAGCAGTTCGACGTCAAGCACAGCCCGGGCGGCATGGTCGACGCCGAATTCGCCGTGCAGTACCTGGTGCTGTCAGCGTCGGCCGACCACCCCGAGCTGGTCGCCAATGTCGGCAACATCGCCCTGCTGCGCGCCGCTGAAGCGGCCGGCCTGCTGTCCCCCGGGGTCGGCAGCGCGGCCTCCGACGCCTACCGCGAACTGCGTCGTGTGCAGCACCGCGCGCGCCTGAACGAGGAACCGACCCAGGTCGAAACCGGCGTCATGGCCCGGGAGTGCGCCGCCGTGCTGGCGCTGTGGTCGGCCGTGTTCGGCGCCTCGCCCTGA